The following nucleotide sequence is from Fibrobacter sp. UWB2.
TTTTTTGCATCCAGCCAACACCGCATTGGTCCCCAACAGCACCCTGCCACACACAAAAGAACGCACTTCCAGCATACAAAAAAGGCTGTACGCCATAAAACGTACAACCTTTTTATCTATAAAATAACTAGCGCTATCGTCCGGATTTAATCCCGAGCTTATTCATGCGGTAATTCATCATACGCGGAGAGACACCCAGATCGCGCCCTGCCGCAGAGATGTTTCCATCATTGCGCTTAATCGCTTCGGTAATGATCTCACGTTCGTAATTTTCCATCATCACTTCAAGAGGCGCAATCTTGTCGTTCGGGGCTCCACCCACAGAGCCAACGCTTAGGCTCGTCTGGAGTGAAGGCGGCAAGTTATAGCTATGGATGCAATCGTCCGTTGCCGTAAGCACTGCACGTTCAATGCAGTTTTCCAGCTCACGCACGTTGCCCGGCCAGTGATAGCTCATAAGCAAATTAATTGCCGTCGTCGAAAGTCGAGCCACCTTCTTGCCGTAACGCAAATTCATCTTTTCGATAAAGTGTTCCGCAAGCAAGATGATATCGGACTTACGCTTTGCCAAGTCCGGCATCGTGATCGGGAAAATATTCAGACGGTAGAAAAGGTCTTCGCGGAACTTGCCCTGAGCAATGAGCTCTTCGAGATTACGGCTAGTCGCCGCCAAGAAGCGCACATCAGAATGGAGTTCTTCGTTGCTACCGACACGGCTAAAGGTACGTTCCTGCAAAAAGCGCAAGAGTTTCACCTGAGTCTGTATCGTCAAATCGCCAACTTCATCCAAGAAGAGCGTACCCCCATCAGCCGCTTCAGCACGGCCAACACGGCGGTTCAAAGCACCCGTAAAGGCGCCCTTTTCATGACCGAAAAGTTCACTTTCAACAAGATTTTCTGGGAGTGCCGCGCAGTTAAGCGTAATGAACGGCTTATCCTTTCTCGCAGACAAGTTCACAATCGCACGGGCAATCATTTCCTTACCCGTACCGCTACCACCGCGAATCAAGACCGTAGCATCGCTAGGAGCCACTTGGCGCACTTGTTCGTACACCTGGCGCATTTCACGGCAGTTACCCACCAGTTCGCCGGGGTTATTCGAAAGCATATCGCGGAGTTTGCGGTTTTCTTCGAGCATCGCCTCACGTTCGCCGTGAAGCTCAATGCATTCGTTCGCCGCATCACCCGTGATATTTGCAATAATTTCGAGCAACGCCACATCGCGATCCAGGTCGGTCGAGCCGTCCACCGGGCGGTCAATCGAGAGCGTTCCAATCACCGAACCATCATGAATCAGGGGAACACAGATAAACGCCACCTGGCTTTCGTAATGGCGGCTACCCGTACGGTTCAAGAATCTGGAATCCTTACGCAAGTCCGGAATCACATGGCTCAAGCCACGTTCGGCCACGTGCCCCGTAATGCCTTCACCCATACGGTAAAGGCCACGCTGCTTTTCGGATTCATCTAGCCCGCGCGAAGCCTCGATTTTCAGCGTATCGCCAAAGAGCAGCGCAAAAGTTCCGCGCAGCATTCCAAGTTCAGTTTCCAAAATGCCAAGCACATTCTCGAGCAGCTTTTCAACATCGCGCTCGTGAATAATCGCAACGCTAATCTTCTGGATGACCGAAATTTCAGGACCGATAGAAGAGGGCATGGACATAAGATAGTAATTCGTATTTGCGCCTTCGGCGCAGTTACTAGTTAATAGTTATCAGTTACTAGAATTTTTAAGACCTATTTTACAACCTTTCTCTGATTCTTCTCAGGGCTTCGCAGGTGCGTTCATAGTCGCCGAAGGCCGTCAAGCGGAAATACCCTTCGCCACACGGACCAAAACCACTTCCCGGAGTACCAACGACTTCGCAAGTTGCAAGCAGGCGGTCAAAGAAGTCGAACGATTTTTCGCCATCCGGAATCTTCCACCAAATGTACGGAGCATGTTCACCACCGAACACCGTGTAACCGGCCGCACTCAATTCCTTACGAATCACGCCAGCCGTGCGCATGTAGCCCGCAATCACTTCCTTTGTCTGTTGCCAGCCCA
It contains:
- a CDS encoding sigma 54-interacting transcriptional regulator, which gives rise to MSMPSSIGPEISVIQKISVAIIHERDVEKLLENVLGILETELGMLRGTFALLFGDTLKIEASRGLDESEKQRGLYRMGEGITGHVAERGLSHVIPDLRKDSRFLNRTGSRHYESQVAFICVPLIHDGSVIGTLSIDRPVDGSTDLDRDVALLEIIANITGDAANECIELHGEREAMLEENRKLRDMLSNNPGELVGNCREMRQVYEQVRQVAPSDATVLIRGGSGTGKEMIARAIVNLSARKDKPFITLNCAALPENLVESELFGHEKGAFTGALNRRVGRAEAADGGTLFLDEVGDLTIQTQVKLLRFLQERTFSRVGSNEELHSDVRFLAATSRNLEELIAQGKFREDLFYRLNIFPITMPDLAKRKSDIILLAEHFIEKMNLRYGKKVARLSTTAINLLMSYHWPGNVRELENCIERAVLTATDDCIHSYNLPPSLQTSLSVGSVGGAPNDKIAPLEVMMENYEREIITEAIKRNDGNISAAGRDLGVSPRMMNYRMNKLGIKSGR